One Natranaerovirga hydrolytica genomic region harbors:
- the rimM gene encoding ribosome maturation factor RimM (Essential for efficient processing of 16S rRNA): MTEFFQIGIITNTHGIKGELKVLPTTDDPERFELLDWVIVDNKKENIELQIEKVRYFKKQVILKFKAYDSINHVEKFKNAIIKIPRELALPLEEDEYYISDLIGLEVFTDQEEKLGHLKDVIKTGSNEVYIIQTKDDKEILLPAIKECILDINLKDKKIKVHLMKGLVD, translated from the coding sequence ATGACTGAATTTTTTCAAATAGGAATAATAACAAATACACATGGCATAAAAGGTGAGTTAAAGGTTTTGCCTACAACAGATGACCCTGAAAGATTTGAGTTATTAGATTGGGTCATTGTAGATAATAAAAAAGAAAATATTGAATTACAAATAGAAAAAGTAAGATATTTTAAAAAACAAGTTATTTTAAAATTTAAAGCATATGATTCCATAAACCATGTTGAAAAGTTTAAGAATGCAATTATAAAAATACCACGAGAATTGGCTTTGCCTTTAGAAGAAGACGAATACTATATTAGTGATCTAATAGGCTTAGAAGTTTTTACAGACCAAGAAGAAAAACTGGGTCACTTAAAAGATGTGATTAAAACAGGTAGTAATGAAGTCTACATTATTCAAACAAAAGATGACAAAGAAATACTCTTACCTGCTATAAAAGAGTGTATTTTAGATATTAATTTAAAAGATAAAAAGATAAAGGTACATTTAATGAAAGGTTTGGTAGACTAA
- a CDS encoding EscU/YscU/HrcU family type III secretion system export apparatus switch protein: protein MKDIKKAAAIQFDPQDKAPTVIAKGKGIVADKILEKGKEEAIPFHQDETLADELTKLDVGMYIPPELYEVVAEILIFLDNLDDKIKF, encoded by the coding sequence ATGAAAGACATAAAAAAAGCAGCAGCGATACAATTTGATCCACAAGATAAAGCACCAACAGTTATTGCAAAAGGAAAAGGTATTGTTGCAGATAAAATTCTTGAGAAAGGTAAAGAAGAAGCCATTCCCTTTCATCAAGATGAAACATTAGCCGATGAATTAACAAAACTAGACGTGGGGATGTACATACCCCCTGAACTTTACGAAGTCGTTGCAGAAATATTGATTTTTTTAGATAATCTAGACGATAAGATTAAGTTTTAA
- the pgeF gene encoding peptidoglycan editing factor PgeF, translating to MNSKTLRINEKDNVMYITIPSFEATNCVKHCFTTRLGGVSDGYFSSLNLGYNRGDLDSNVVANYKIICDTLDISYDQLFFSDQVHKDNVYAVTKKDINHPNSKIKEVDALITNEKDIPLVTFYADCVPIYFLDPIKKVIGLAHAGWRGTVKKIPSKTIQKMIETYDCLPQDILIGIGPSIGKCCYEVSEDVATEFINVFSSAYSKKIIQSTINHKFKVDLWQANRYTLLEAGILEKNITVTDLCTQCHKDVFFSHRATNGKRGNMAAIMALNG from the coding sequence ATGAACTCAAAGACCCTTAGAATCAATGAAAAAGATAATGTAATGTATATTACCATTCCATCTTTTGAGGCGACAAATTGTGTGAAACATTGCTTTACTACCCGATTGGGAGGCGTAAGTGATGGATACTTTTCATCATTAAACTTAGGCTATAATAGAGGCGATTTAGATTCAAATGTAGTTGCCAACTATAAAATCATATGTGATACCTTGGACATTTCTTATGATCAGCTATTTTTTTCAGATCAAGTTCACAAAGACAATGTATATGCTGTAACTAAAAAAGATATTAATCATCCAAATAGCAAAATCAAAGAGGTAGATGCTTTAATTACCAATGAAAAAGACATACCCTTAGTCACTTTTTATGCAGATTGTGTACCCATCTATTTTCTAGACCCTATTAAAAAAGTCATTGGATTAGCTCATGCAGGTTGGAGAGGAACCGTTAAAAAAATACCCAGTAAAACCATACAAAAAATGATAGAGACATATGACTGTTTGCCTCAAGATATATTAATAGGGATTGGTCCATCTATAGGAAAGTGTTGTTATGAAGTTTCCGAAGATGTGGCAACAGAATTTATAAATGTTTTTTCATCAGCTTATTCAAAGAAAATTATCCAATCAACAATAAATCATAAATTTAAAGTTGATTTATGGCAAGCCAATCGGTATACTTTATTAGAAGCAGGAATACTAGAGAAGAATATAACCGTAACAGATTTATGTACCCAATGTCATAAAGATGTGTTTTTTTCACATAGAGCAACCAATGGAAAAAGAGGAAATATGGCTGCTATAATGGCGTTAAATGGATAG
- a CDS encoding YraN family protein, with amino-acid sequence MYNNRRVGSTYEKKAIDYLKQNHYTHLQANYRCKIGEIDIIAQDGKYLVFIEVKYRKNNKKGYPREAVHYYKQKTIIKVAQYYLMEKKLMDKVSVRFDVVEILDQDIQLIKNAFY; translated from the coding sequence GTGTATAATAATCGTAGAGTAGGTAGTACCTATGAGAAAAAAGCCATTGACTATTTAAAACAAAACCATTATACCCATTTGCAAGCCAATTACAGATGTAAAATAGGAGAAATTGATATCATTGCACAAGATGGTAAATATTTGGTTTTTATTGAAGTTAAATATCGAAAAAATAATAAAAAAGGTTACCCGAGAGAAGCGGTTCATTATTATAAGCAAAAAACCATTATTAAAGTGGCACAGTATTATTTAATGGAAAAAAAATTAATGGATAAAGTCTCTGTTCGATTTGATGTGGTTGAAATACTTGACCAAGACATCCAACTCATTAAAAATGCATTTTATTAA
- the der gene encoding ribosome biogenesis GTPase Der — protein MSKPIVAIVGRPNVGKSTLFNVLAGEKISIVKDTPGVTRDRIYADVSWLNYDFTVIDTGGLEPETNDEILKHMRTQADIAIDTADVIVFVVDLKQGLVDNDFKVADILRRANKPVLLAVNKVDNFEKYQLDVYEFFNLGLGDPIPVSSASKLGIGDMLDQVVEHFNENAKEDEEEETPKIAIIGKPNVGKSSLINKILGENRVIVSDMAGTTRDAIDTMVKYDHKEYIFIDTAGLRRKSKIKEELERYSIIRTVTAIEKADVAVLMIDAVEGITEQDAKIAGIAHERGKGIIVAVNKWDAIEKDNKTMKNFMADIDTKLSYMLYAPKIFISAETGQRLNSLFEMIEMVLQNQALRVGTGVLNDILYEATALKQPPSDKGRRLRIYYITQVSIKPPTFVLFVNDKELMHFSYTRYIENKIRETFGFKGTPIHFITRERKEK, from the coding sequence ATGAGTAAACCAATTGTTGCCATTGTAGGAAGACCAAATGTCGGTAAATCCACATTATTTAATGTTTTAGCAGGTGAAAAAATATCTATTGTAAAAGACACACCTGGTGTAACAAGAGATAGGATTTATGCAGACGTATCATGGTTAAACTATGATTTTACAGTGATAGATACAGGTGGATTAGAGCCAGAAACCAATGATGAGATTTTAAAACATATGAGAACCCAAGCAGACATTGCTATAGATACAGCAGATGTTATTGTTTTTGTTGTAGACTTAAAGCAAGGTTTAGTGGATAATGATTTTAAAGTAGCAGATATTCTTAGAAGAGCTAACAAGCCCGTTCTATTAGCTGTTAATAAAGTAGACAACTTCGAAAAATACCAATTAGATGTATATGAGTTTTTTAATCTAGGATTAGGAGACCCTATTCCAGTATCTAGTGCATCTAAATTAGGTATAGGAGATATGCTAGATCAAGTTGTAGAACATTTTAATGAAAATGCAAAAGAAGATGAGGAAGAAGAAACACCTAAGATTGCAATCATAGGAAAACCAAATGTAGGAAAATCCTCATTAATCAACAAAATTTTAGGTGAAAATCGTGTCATTGTATCTGATATGGCAGGAACCACAAGAGATGCAATTGATACGATGGTAAAATACGATCACAAAGAATATATTTTTATTGATACGGCTGGTTTAAGAAGAAAAAGCAAAATTAAAGAAGAGCTAGAAAGATACAGTATTATCAGAACGGTTACAGCCATTGAAAAAGCAGATGTAGCAGTGCTTATGATTGATGCAGTAGAAGGCATTACTGAGCAAGATGCAAAGATTGCAGGGATTGCTCATGAAAGAGGTAAAGGAATCATCGTTGCGGTTAACAAATGGGATGCCATAGAAAAAGATAACAAAACAATGAAGAATTTTATGGCAGATATTGATACCAAGTTAAGTTATATGTTGTATGCACCTAAGATTTTTATTTCTGCTGAAACAGGGCAAAGACTTAATAGCTTATTTGAAATGATTGAGATGGTTTTACAAAATCAAGCATTAAGAGTGGGTACTGGTGTATTGAATGACATACTTTACGAGGCAACTGCATTAAAACAACCACCATCAGACAAGGGTAGAAGACTAAGAATCTATTATATAACCCAAGTATCCATTAAACCACCAACATTTGTATTATTTGTTAACGATAAAGAATTGATGCACTTTTCATATACAAGGTATATAGAAAATAAAATTAGAGAAACCTTTGGGTTCAAAGGGACACCTATTCATTTTATAACAAGAGAAAGAAAGGAAAAATAA
- a CDS encoding ribonuclease HII, protein MANQSISDIKTIFKNTPIEKINETIDRYSSDERQGVQNMITQYTKKSINYYKEIERIHLMKHYEQANDQYNHICGIDEAGRGPLAGPVISGAVILSQEEDILYLNDSKKLSEKKRNELYGIIKEKAVSYSVGIATVETIDTINILQATFESMKDAINKLSFKPDYLLIDAITLPNIDIRQQSIIKGDAKSVSIAAASILAKVTRDKMMAEYHTLYPEYNFLQNKGYGTSEHIEAIKKYGPCPIHRQTFIKNFI, encoded by the coding sequence ATGGCAAACCAATCTATATCCGATATAAAAACTATATTTAAAAATACGCCCATTGAAAAAATCAATGAAACCATTGACAGGTATTCAAGTGATGAAAGACAAGGCGTTCAAAATATGATTACACAATACACAAAAAAAAGCATCAATTATTATAAAGAAATTGAAAGAATACATTTGATGAAACACTATGAACAAGCCAATGATCAATATAATCATATATGTGGTATTGATGAAGCGGGAAGAGGACCTTTAGCAGGTCCTGTTATTTCTGGCGCTGTTATACTGAGTCAAGAGGAAGATATTTTATATTTAAACGATTCAAAAAAACTATCAGAAAAAAAACGCAATGAATTGTATGGAATAATCAAAGAAAAAGCTGTAAGTTATTCCGTAGGCATTGCAACGGTAGAAACCATCGATACCATTAATATATTGCAAGCAACCTTTGAATCTATGAAAGACGCCATTAATAAATTGTCTTTTAAACCAGATTATTTATTAATTGACGCCATTACCCTACCGAATATAGATATAAGGCAACAAAGTATTATTAAAGGTGATGCTAAAAGCGTATCCATTGCAGCAGCAAGTATTTTAGCCAAAGTAACAAGAGATAAAATGATGGCAGAATATCACACACTTTACCCAGAATATAATTTCTTGCAAAATAAAGGCTATGGTACGTCTGAACACATAGAAGCCATAAAAAAATACGGACCTTGTCCCATACATAGACAAACGTTTATTAAAAATTTTATTTAA
- the rpsP gene encoding 30S ribosomal protein S16, with product MAVRMRLKRMGQKKAPFYRIVVADSRSPRDGRFIEEIGYYDPTKEPAVLKVNDEAAKKWLSNGAKPSDTVKALLKTAGVVN from the coding sequence ATGGCAGTAAGAATGAGATTAAAAAGAATGGGACAGAAAAAAGCGCCTTTCTATAGAATAGTAGTTGCAGATTCAAGATCTCCAAGAGATGGTAGATTTATTGAAGAAATCGGTTATTATGATCCAACAAAAGAGCCAGCAGTATTAAAAGTTAATGATGAAGCTGCGAAAAAATGGCTTAGTAACGGAGCAAAACCTTCTGATACTGTAAAAGCACTTTTAAAAACAGCAGGTGTTGTTAACTAA
- a CDS encoding DUF512 domain-containing protein, whose translation MNERQHVIRKIEKGSIAQEVGIEIGDRLISINDNPVSDALDYHFLVADEYLEVLIEKNDGEQWLLEIEKGEEESLGIEFESSLMDEYKSCTNKCVFCFIDQLPKGMRETLYFKDDDSRLSFLQGNYITLTNMKEKDVDRIIQYRLSPINVSVHTTNTELRKKMLNNKFAGNILHYIQKFYEAGIIMNAQIVLCKGLNDGEELFDSIKDLSQFIPYMQSVSVVPVGLSKHRKGLYPLEPFSKEDAQKVLETIHYWQEKLYKKNKTHFIHAGDEFYLLAGETLPNEDNYDGYLQLENGVGMYRVFLDEFEAYYNTLENDHNLSKEVTIATGVLAYGLIDEITKKINEKYPNVKINVHPIINHFFGERITVSGLLTGQDIINQLKDKHLGQRLLLPNNLLRSGEEILLDNVTIREIENTLQVSVAIVQSTGKDFINKIIS comes from the coding sequence ATGAACGAAAGACAACATGTGATTCGAAAAATAGAAAAAGGCAGTATCGCGCAGGAGGTTGGAATAGAAATAGGGGATCGTTTAATAAGCATTAATGATAACCCTGTTTCTGATGCATTGGATTATCACTTTTTGGTAGCCGATGAATACTTAGAAGTCTTAATAGAAAAAAATGACGGCGAGCAATGGCTTTTAGAAATAGAAAAAGGCGAAGAGGAATCACTAGGTATAGAATTTGAATCTTCCTTAATGGATGAATACAAATCTTGTACCAACAAATGTGTTTTCTGTTTTATTGATCAATTGCCAAAGGGTATGCGGGAAACATTGTATTTTAAAGATGATGATTCGAGATTATCTTTTTTACAAGGCAATTACATTACATTAACCAATATGAAAGAAAAAGATGTTGATCGGATTATACAGTACCGATTATCACCCATTAATGTATCGGTGCATACAACCAATACAGAACTTAGAAAAAAAATGTTAAACAATAAATTTGCAGGCAACATTTTACACTATATTCAAAAGTTTTATGAAGCAGGCATCATAATGAATGCTCAAATTGTGCTTTGCAAGGGGTTAAATGATGGAGAGGAATTGTTTGATTCTATCAAAGACTTGTCTCAGTTTATTCCATATATGCAAAGTGTATCCGTTGTACCTGTTGGACTAAGTAAACATAGAAAAGGGTTGTATCCGTTAGAACCTTTTTCAAAAGAAGACGCTCAAAAAGTTTTAGAAACCATCCATTATTGGCAAGAAAAGCTATATAAAAAAAACAAAACCCATTTTATTCATGCAGGTGATGAATTTTATTTGTTAGCAGGTGAAACCCTACCTAATGAAGATAATTATGATGGGTACTTACAATTAGAAAATGGCGTTGGCATGTATCGTGTTTTTTTAGATGAATTTGAAGCGTATTACAATACATTAGAAAATGACCATAATTTATCAAAAGAGGTTACTATTGCTACAGGGGTACTAGCCTATGGATTAATTGACGAAATAACAAAAAAAATTAATGAAAAATACCCTAATGTTAAAATAAATGTGCACCCTATTATTAATCATTTTTTTGGCGAGAGAATAACAGTATCTGGCTTATTAACAGGACAGGATATTATTAATCAATTAAAAGATAAGCATTTAGGGCAACGGTTATTGCTTCCTAATAATTTATTAAGAAGTGGAGAAGAAATATTATTAGATAATGTAACCATTAGAGAGATTGAAAATACTTTACAAGTTAGTGTAGCTATTGTACAATCAACAGGTAAAGATTTCATAAATAAAATAATATCTTAA
- the rplS gene encoding 50S ribosomal protein L19: protein MNDIIRSIEQEQMKQEITPFNVGDTIRVHAKVKEGNRERIQILEGVVLKRQNGGPRETFTIRRLSYGVGVERTWPLHSPNIDKIEVVRRGKVRRAKLNYLRGRIGKASKTKELVR from the coding sequence ATGAATGATATAATTCGTAGTATCGAACAAGAACAAATGAAACAAGAGATTACTCCTTTTAATGTGGGTGACACAATTCGTGTACATGCTAAAGTAAAAGAAGGAAATCGCGAAAGAATTCAGATATTAGAAGGTGTTGTCCTTAAAAGACAAAACGGTGGTCCTCGTGAAACATTTACAATAAGAAGATTATCTTATGGAGTAGGTGTTGAGAGAACTTGGCCATTACACTCACCTAATATTGATAAAATTGAAGTTGTAAGAAGAGGTAAAGTAAGAAGAGCAAAACTTAACTACTTACGTGGTAGAATTGGTAAAGCTTCTAAAACTAAAGAATTAGTAAGATAA
- a CDS encoding flagellar hook-length control protein FliK, which yields MRISLDKSNQYIHLDKMKIKEQVLKTLQIGDIFEGEIDDIRHSLMQIKLKNNQFISARLLEQLEVNIGDKFLFQVKDKNNDQIIIKPYIDEKLTQGQQKIIQALEEANIPVNEKNMEVVKQLLFNQMPIHKENIKKYVQINNMHNESSIEDIIFLEKNNIPITKTNLEQLHLFKENEHSLIYKFDKFFEEVSSKLQAYTSEQTDTQDSHTHLLNLHSQLKDIIDKFNGLAQDNQDKEVSYNPVNQSETQNSIQLSQNEKEMVYDIIKSSMDLTVTKEEFVSNKMTLESIFQLIEKMPTDKKQVIIAKMVQDNVYEPLVRKDLLEQLFFSPKEVNKENLTHYYRALEDIIESAMNRSEGQLSQLANTKESIDFMKQLNEIIHYIQIPVKLKNQNVHSELYVYKNNEQNNKQSKASSVLLRLDFAHLGHIDIFLEKNNYQINSKFYIENDETKDILNTNLYGLTKVLKEKGYDFSSQIMTDHKKLEFPNDIMPKDQTSKVQRFSFDIRV from the coding sequence ATGAGAATATCTTTGGATAAATCCAATCAATACATTCATTTAGATAAAATGAAAATTAAAGAACAGGTTTTAAAGACGCTACAAATAGGTGATATTTTTGAAGGTGAAATAGACGATATCAGACACAGTTTGATGCAAATTAAATTAAAGAACAATCAATTTATTTCAGCCCGCTTGCTAGAGCAATTGGAAGTTAATATTGGAGACAAATTCTTGTTTCAAGTTAAAGATAAAAACAATGATCAGATTATTATAAAACCTTATATAGACGAGAAATTAACACAAGGACAGCAAAAAATCATACAAGCTTTAGAAGAAGCCAATATTCCAGTTAATGAAAAAAACATGGAAGTGGTTAAGCAATTGCTTTTCAATCAAATGCCAATTCATAAAGAAAACATTAAAAAGTACGTTCAGATCAATAACATGCATAATGAAAGTTCTATTGAAGACATTATTTTTCTAGAAAAAAACAATATACCGATTACAAAAACCAATTTAGAACAGTTGCATTTATTTAAAGAGAATGAACACAGTTTAATTTATAAATTTGACAAATTTTTTGAAGAAGTATCCAGTAAATTACAGGCATATACAAGTGAACAGACGGATACTCAAGACAGTCACACTCATTTATTAAACTTACATAGCCAACTCAAAGATATAATAGACAAATTTAATGGATTGGCTCAAGATAATCAAGATAAAGAAGTATCTTATAATCCAGTCAATCAGTCAGAGACTCAAAATTCAATCCAACTGTCACAAAATGAAAAAGAAATGGTGTACGATATCATAAAAAGCAGTATGGATTTGACGGTAACAAAAGAAGAATTTGTGTCTAATAAAATGACTCTAGAGAGTATTTTTCAATTGATTGAAAAAATGCCAACAGATAAAAAACAAGTGATTATTGCTAAAATGGTTCAAGACAATGTGTATGAACCTTTAGTCAGAAAAGATTTATTAGAGCAATTGTTCTTTTCGCCTAAAGAGGTTAATAAAGAGAATTTGACTCATTATTATAGAGCGCTAGAAGATATAATAGAAAGTGCTATGAATCGTTCAGAAGGTCAGCTTTCACAATTGGCCAATACAAAAGAAAGCATAGATTTTATGAAGCAATTAAATGAAATCATTCATTACATACAAATTCCAGTTAAATTAAAGAACCAAAATGTTCACAGTGAGTTGTATGTGTATAAGAATAATGAACAAAATAACAAACAGTCCAAAGCATCTTCTGTTTTATTGCGATTGGACTTTGCTCACTTAGGTCATATAGATATTTTCTTAGAAAAAAACAATTATCAAATCAATAGTAAATTCTACATAGAAAACGATGAAACAAAAGATATATTAAACACCAATCTATATGGGCTTACAAAAGTTTTAAAAGAAAAAGGCTATGATTTTTCTTCTCAAATTATGACGGATCATAAAAAATTAGAATTTCCTAATGATATTATGCCAAAAGACCAAACCAGTAAAGTGCAAAGATTTTCATTTGATATTAGGGTGTGA
- the lepB gene encoding signal peptidase I: MLKKIGSWVLDILVILIVVYLITTFVGQRTSVIGDSMRPTLQNGNQVIIDKISYRITDPQRFDIIVFPYRMNPNQLYIKRIIGMPGDTIYIEDGLIYINDEPLEEDFGLEEIINPGVASEPITIGQEEYFVIGDNRNNSSDSRFMDVGHISKEDIIGRAWLTIWPLEDFGFLRDNN; encoded by the coding sequence ATGTTAAAAAAAATTGGGAGTTGGGTTCTCGATATACTGGTAATACTTATTGTAGTATACTTAATAACAACTTTTGTCGGTCAGCGTACAAGTGTAATTGGAGATTCCATGAGGCCAACTTTACAAAATGGTAATCAAGTTATTATTGATAAAATCAGTTATAGAATTACCGATCCACAGCGATTCGATATAATTGTTTTTCCTTACAGAATGAATCCAAATCAATTATACATAAAACGCATAATTGGTATGCCAGGAGACACAATATATATTGAAGATGGCTTGATATATATTAATGATGAACCATTAGAAGAAGACTTCGGATTAGAAGAAATTATTAACCCAGGCGTTGCTAGCGAACCCATTACAATCGGACAAGAAGAGTACTTTGTAATAGGAGATAATCGCAACAATAGTTCAGACAGTCGATTTATGGACGTGGGTCATATTTCAAAGGAAGATATAATAGGGAGAGCTTGGCTTACAATATGGCCACTAGAAGACTTTGGTTTTCTAAGAGATAATAATTAA
- the ylqF gene encoding ribosome biogenesis GTPase YlqF, which translates to MNIHWYPGHMTKAKRMMQENIKLVDVVLELVDSRVPYSSKNPDIDTLSLNKQRVIILNKIDLADPECTKLWETYFKEKGYHIVKVNSINGQGISNILNVIKEACKEKIERDRKRGIINRPIRAMVVGIPNVGKSTLINKLVGKASAKTGNKPGVTKGKQWIKLKKDIELLDTPGILWPKFDDQQVGIKLAMIGSIKEELLNKVDLSLIIIDHLKTKYKKTLVDRYEIENVEEKNSVEILNEIALKRNFKMAGNTLDLERTAAIILEEYRNGKLGKVTIEIPSDIETP; encoded by the coding sequence ATGAATATACATTGGTACCCAGGTCATATGACCAAAGCAAAAAGAATGATGCAAGAAAATATAAAATTAGTAGATGTTGTCTTGGAATTAGTAGATTCCAGAGTGCCGTATAGCAGTAAAAACCCTGATATAGACACTTTATCATTAAACAAACAACGTGTTATTATTCTTAATAAAATAGATTTAGCAGATCCAGAATGCACTAAATTATGGGAAACTTATTTCAAAGAAAAAGGTTACCACATTGTAAAGGTGAATTCTATAAACGGACAAGGTATATCTAATATTTTAAATGTTATCAAAGAAGCTTGTAAGGAAAAGATTGAAAGAGATAGAAAAAGAGGGATTATTAATCGTCCTATCAGAGCAATGGTCGTTGGAATCCCCAATGTAGGCAAATCAACGCTAATCAATAAATTAGTAGGAAAAGCCAGTGCTAAAACAGGCAATAAACCAGGGGTAACAAAAGGTAAACAATGGATTAAATTAAAAAAAGACATAGAATTATTAGATACACCAGGGATTTTATGGCCCAAATTTGATGACCAACAAGTGGGTATAAAATTGGCTATGATCGGTTCGATAAAAGAGGAATTATTAAATAAAGTAGATTTGTCTTTGATTATAATAGACCATTTAAAAACAAAATACAAAAAAACTTTAGTAGACCGTTATGAAATTGAAAATGTAGAAGAAAAAAATTCAGTAGAGATATTAAATGAAATCGCTTTAAAAAGAAACTTTAAAATGGCAGGAAACACATTAGATTTAGAAAGAACTGCAGCCATTATATTAGAAGAATACCGAAATGGAAAGTTAGGAAAAGTGACCATTGAAATACCAAGTGACATTGAAACACCATAA
- a CDS encoding KH domain-containing protein has translation MKELVEFIAKSLVDKPEEVTVNEVEGERSIIIELKVDPEDMGKIIGKQGRIAKAIRTVVKAAATKDNKRVVVEILQ, from the coding sequence TTGAAAGAACTTGTAGAGTTTATAGCTAAATCTCTAGTAGACAAACCAGAAGAAGTTACCGTTAATGAAGTTGAAGGAGAACGTTCAATCATTATTGAATTAAAAGTAGATCCTGAAGACATGGGTAAAATTATCGGTAAACAAGGACGTATTGCTAAAGCGATTCGTACAGTGGTTAAAGCAGCTGCAACAAAAGATAATAAAAGAGTAGTGGTTGAAATACTACAATAA
- the trmD gene encoding tRNA (guanosine(37)-N1)-methyltransferase TrmD: MNYHIFTLFPEMIEQGLNTSIIGKAIEKELIRLNLINIRDYANNKHNKVDDYPYGGGAGMLMQPEPIYSAYKAVVHQHKETYVNKKPRMVYLTPQGKTFNQEMAEEFAKESSLMFLCGHYEGVDERVLEEVVTDYVSIGDYVLTGGELAVMVMIDAISRLIPGVLSNKESTEYESFQDGLLEYPHYTRPYEFLGKTVPDVLLSGHHAHINKWRKEQSLLRTCERRPDLIEKASLSEDEKKFLKKHCKNL, from the coding sequence ATGAACTATCATATTTTCACGTTATTTCCTGAAATGATAGAGCAGGGTCTTAATACAAGCATTATCGGTAAAGCCATTGAAAAAGAGCTCATACGTTTAAATCTAATCAATATAAGAGATTATGCGAACAACAAACACAATAAAGTAGATGACTACCCTTATGGTGGTGGTGCAGGTATGTTAATGCAACCTGAGCCTATTTATAGTGCTTATAAAGCAGTGGTTCATCAACACAAAGAAACATATGTGAATAAAAAACCAAGAATGGTTTACTTAACCCCTCAAGGCAAAACATTTAATCAAGAAATGGCAGAAGAATTTGCGAAAGAATCTTCTTTAATGTTCTTATGTGGACATTATGAAGGGGTAGACGAACGTGTTTTAGAAGAAGTGGTAACAGATTATGTCTCTATAGGGGATTATGTCTTAACAGGCGGAGAATTAGCTGTAATGGTTATGATCGATGCCATTTCAAGACTTATTCCAGGTGTTCTTAGCAATAAAGAATCAACAGAGTATGAATCTTTTCAAGATGGTTTATTAGAATATCCTCATTATACAAGACCATATGAATTTTTAGGCAAAACAGTTCCAGATGTTTTATTGTCCGGTCATCATGCTCATATTAACAAGTGGAGAAAAGAACAATCTTTACTCAGGACTTGTGAAAGAAGACCTGATCTTATAGAAAAAGCTAGCCTAAGTGAGGATGAAAAAAAATTCTTAAAAAAACATTGCAAAAATCTATAA